From the genome of Geminocystis herdmanii PCC 6308, one region includes:
- a CDS encoding slr1601 family putative cell division protein has translation MNSQIPLPNTRIKNHRHAESVMANRALKKEQIQQKRANIEQSIEISFKIIVNVGISFLAIFSIKQLLPYHLAQQEKLAEIDGEIAKIQPRVEKLQENFSTTFDPKLTRKVMEKNSYKVDPNLSPIFFIKQK, from the coding sequence ATGAATTCTCAAATTCCTCTACCAAACACAAGAATCAAAAATCATCGTCATGCAGAATCCGTGATGGCGAATAGGGCATTAAAAAAAGAACAAATACAACAAAAAAGAGCTAATATTGAGCAATCGATCGAGATAAGTTTTAAGATTATCGTCAACGTAGGAATTTCATTTTTAGCTATTTTTAGTATTAAACAATTATTGCCTTACCACTTAGCACAACAGGAGAAACTAGCTGAAATTGATGGAGAAATAGCTAAAATTCAGCCCAGAGTTGAAAAACTACAGGAAAATTTTAGCACTACATTCGATCCAAAATTAACCCGTAAAGTAATGGAAAAAAACAGCTATAAAGTTGATCCTAATCTAAGTCCTATCTTTTTCATCAAGCAAAAATAA
- a CDS encoding glycosyltransferase family 39 protein, which translates to MVLSNQQKNSEISVDRTSPIFIIISLILIWALGFIIDRIWFSLDNTIPSWDPSEYLNGTMVYKEALKNPDFFNGSWWREFWLLSNKVPPLMYIITSPFFLTLGASVDHGNLVLSLFSLILLICIFFLGVLFFNSKIALFACLLVQLIPALYRYRLEFLLDYPLTVIVIFSFVCLSYWYFTKTKYSWGFAIISGISFGLGVMLKQTFAFFLFLPITFAFISLLIYKKWHKLTQLIASFVVSIFVFFPWYRTNWLLIFTSGKRATIDSAILEGDPPLNTIEAWTFYGEVLPYLLSWHLVIIPLICFIYLLIKYYTNKSEKYKNFWAYLQAKFYQNKRNSSKNNSLTILITLWLLVFLVGGYLLSSLNMNKDARYILPLLPILTLIISALIFSYQSIGNKILKIFIVCLSLALMIFNIFPLGGEFLTKNLSPAMQNFPYMDEKWATPMVIPNSIEITPYLRANIGILPSTAEINQHNISFYGAIPNFHVFGRQVGVREKEVNQDVNSMEWFLLKTGYQGSIPESQPKTVELVENNGDFYIVNQWQLPDDSELKLYRRKLPFNEVLTLNSQDSKVRLDEVIVPEIFPSGQPIPITYKWSGSWENLNNAIVILDWKSLDNEEKWTHDHHIAMGNLHPNKLTSEQLNQDFQVIENTAMFPPNSLSEGDYILNATYLNYSTGETEAIVIPEIKVTINNDTPIESNRELDLVSQISQFAPNLSQGIDGLTPVFAEVTRINQYDPTQDYLKVTEKAMQYRLQTETNLDYFYTLLLSQVLQQKVDSAIETAHKLVKENPENAFNHGYLSFLYLYDWKGREGEEALQPALELKPEVIEFQYLKGASALMQGNLWRVWQFSRQL; encoded by the coding sequence ATGGTATTATCAAATCAACAGAAAAACAGTGAAATATCCGTCGATCGAACATCCCCAATTTTTATTATTATAAGTTTAATCTTAATTTGGGCATTAGGGTTTATTATTGATAGAATTTGGTTTAGTTTAGATAATACTATACCCTCTTGGGATCCTTCCGAATATCTCAACGGTACAATGGTATATAAAGAAGCCTTGAAAAACCCTGATTTTTTTAATGGTTCATGGTGGCGAGAATTTTGGTTATTATCCAATAAAGTACCCCCTTTAATGTATATTATTACCTCTCCATTTTTTTTGACATTAGGGGCAAGTGTAGATCATGGTAACTTAGTTTTATCCTTATTTAGTCTCATCTTGTTAATCTGCATCTTTTTTTTAGGAGTCTTATTTTTTAACTCTAAAATTGCATTATTTGCCTGTTTATTAGTGCAGTTAATTCCAGCTTTATATCGTTATCGTCTTGAATTTTTACTTGATTATCCCCTCACTGTTATCGTTATTTTTAGCTTCGTTTGTTTGAGTTACTGGTATTTTACAAAAACAAAATATTCTTGGGGTTTTGCTATTATATCAGGGATTTCTTTTGGCTTAGGGGTAATGTTAAAACAAACCTTTGCCTTCTTCTTATTTTTACCTATTACCTTTGCTTTTATCTCCCTTTTAATTTATAAAAAATGGCACAAATTAACTCAATTAATTGCTAGTTTTGTTGTCTCAATTTTCGTCTTTTTTCCTTGGTATCGTACTAATTGGCTATTAATTTTTACCTCTGGTAAACGAGCCACGATCGACTCTGCTATATTAGAAGGTGATCCACCTTTAAATACCATCGAAGCATGGACTTTTTACGGGGAAGTATTACCCTATTTATTATCATGGCATTTAGTTATTATTCCTTTAATTTGCTTCATCTATTTATTGATTAAATATTATACTAACAAAAGTGAGAAATATAAAAATTTTTGGGCTTATCTTCAAGCTAAATTTTATCAAAACAAAAGAAACTCTAGTAAAAATAATTCTTTAACTATTTTAATAACCCTTTGGTTGCTAGTTTTTTTAGTGGGGGGCTATTTATTATCTTCTCTCAACATGAATAAAGATGCCCGTTATATTTTACCTTTATTACCCATATTAACATTAATCATATCCGCATTAATTTTTAGTTATCAAAGTATTGGAAATAAGATTTTAAAGATATTTATAGTATGCTTATCTTTGGCATTAATGATATTTAATATCTTTCCTTTAGGGGGGGAATTTTTAACAAAAAATCTTAGCCCAGCCATGCAAAATTTTCCTTATATGGATGAGAAATGGGCGACTCCAATGGTTATTCCAAACTCGATCGAGATTACTCCTTATTTAAGAGCTAATATTGGTATTTTACCTTCTACTGCTGAAATTAATCAACATAATATCTCATTTTATGGAGCAATTCCTAACTTTCATGTTTTCGGGAGACAAGTAGGAGTTAGAGAAAAAGAAGTCAATCAAGATGTCAATTCTATGGAGTGGTTTTTACTCAAAACAGGCTATCAAGGTTCGATTCCTGAGAGTCAACCAAAAACAGTGGAATTAGTCGAAAATAATGGAGATTTTTATATAGTTAATCAGTGGCAATTACCCGATGATAGTGAGTTAAAATTATATCGCCGTAAGTTACCTTTTAATGAAGTATTAACCTTAAATAGTCAAGATAGTAAAGTCAGATTAGATGAAGTAATTGTACCCGAAATTTTCCCGTCAGGGCAACCTATTCCTATTACTTATAAATGGTCTGGTTCGTGGGAAAACCTAAATAATGCTATAGTAATTTTAGATTGGAAATCCCTTGACAATGAAGAAAAATGGACACATGATCATCATATTGCTATGGGAAATTTACATCCTAATAAGTTAACATCTGAGCAACTTAATCAAGATTTTCAAGTAATTGAAAATACTGCTATGTTTCCTCCTAATTCTCTCTCGGAAGGAGACTATATTTTAAACGCAACTTACCTTAATTACTCCACAGGTGAAACCGAAGCAATTGTTATTCCCGAAATTAAAGTTACCATTAATAACGATACCCCAATAGAGTCTAACCGAGAGTTAGATTTAGTCTCTCAAATTAGTCAATTTGCGCCTAATTTATCTCAAGGCATTGACGGTTTAACTCCCGTATTTGCTGAAGTTACTCGTATCAATCAATATGATCCCACCCAAGATTATCTAAAGGTGACAGAAAAGGCGATGCAATATCGTTTACAAACGGAGACTAATTTAGATTATTTTTACACTTTACTCCTTTCTCAAGTTTTACAACAAAAAGTTGATAGTGCGATCGAAACTGCCCATAAATTAGTTAAAGAGAATCCCGAAAATGCCTTTAACCATGGCTATTTAAGTTTTCTTTATCTCTATGACTGGAAGGGTAGAGAGGGAGAGGAAGCCTTGCAACCTGCTTTGGAATTAAAGCCAGAGGTGATAGAATTTCAATATCTTAAAGGTGCTAGTGCTTTAATGCAGGGTAATTTGTGGAGAGTCTGGCAATTTTCCCGTCAACTTTAA
- a CDS encoding bifunctional 4-hydroxy-2-oxoglutarate aldolase/2-dehydro-3-deoxy-phosphogluconate aldolase, which translates to MLNNWLSILRTHRLIGVIRSNDLNIGKKKAHALAKGGVRLIEITWNSYQADSLISSLREELPHCYIGTGTILSQDDLVRSIDAGVQFCFSPHYDFNLLQLAHQWKIPLIPGAFSPTEIMTAFNGGAKVVKVFPISSLGGVNYIKNIRAPLPHIPLIPTGGVTMDNAMDYIKAGSIAVGLSTDLFPEKLMFDDNWDIMVQRIQQIQQQLVNMNN; encoded by the coding sequence ATGTTAAATAATTGGTTATCTATTTTACGCACTCATCGATTAATTGGTGTAATTCGATCGAATGATTTGAATATAGGAAAAAAAAAAGCCCATGCTTTGGCAAAAGGTGGAGTTAGGTTAATCGAGATTACTTGGAATAGTTATCAAGCTGATAGTTTAATTTCTAGTTTAAGGGAGGAATTACCCCATTGTTATATCGGTACTGGTACAATTCTTTCTCAAGATGATTTAGTGAGATCGATCGATGCTGGGGTACAATTTTGTTTTAGTCCTCATTATGACTTCAATTTGCTTCAATTAGCTCATCAATGGAAGATTCCCCTGATTCCGGGGGCGTTTTCTCCGACGGAAATTATGACGGCGTTTAATGGAGGTGCAAAAGTGGTTAAGGTTTTCCCCATTTCTAGCTTGGGGGGGGTTAACTATATTAAGAATATTCGGGCGCCGTTACCCCATATTCCTCTAATTCCGACGGGGGGAGTCACCATGGATAATGCTATGGATTATATTAAAGCAGGTTCGATCGCTGTAGGACTATCTACCGACTTATTTCCTGAAAAGTTAATGTTTGATGACAATTGGGATATTATGGTACAAAGGATTCAGCAAATTCAACAACAATTGGTTAATATGAATAATTAA
- a CDS encoding NAD(P)H-quinone oxidoreductase subunit 5 — MDSLKLYEYAWLVPTLPLLSSMIVGIGLISFNQATNKLRQVNSVFIISTLGVCLTMAIALFWSQWQGHEPYTKMIEWASAGDFTLSMGYTIDHLSSLMLVIVTTVALLVMIYTDGYMAHDAGYVRFYAYLSIFSASMLGLVISPNLVQVYIFWELVGVCSYLLIGFWYDRKPAADACQKAFVVNRVGDFGLLLGMLGLYWATGTFEFIPMGDRLHEIVGSGELAGGVAVLFAILVFLGPVAKSAQFPLHVWLPDAMEGPTPISALIHAATMVAAGVFLIARMYPVFEPIPEVMTVISWTGCFTAFLGATIAITQNDIKKGLAYSTISQLGYMVMAMGIGAYSAGLFHLMTHAYFKAMLFLCSGSVIHGMEEVVGHEPVLAQDMRLMGNLRKYMPITSSCFLIGTLAICGIPPFAGFWSKDEILGLAFEANPVLWLVGWLTAGLTAFYMFRMYFMTFEGDFRGKDHKIQEELLQKAGVALSGEGHHGEKPHESPLTMTFPLMMLAIPSIFIGLLGMPWNNRFEEFIASPNEEVLEVAHHFDLNEFLIMGGNSVGIALIGISIASLCYLKNKIDYKSIAQKIQPLYELSLNKWYFDEFYDKVFVQGCRRIARGIMEVDYKVVDGAVNLTGLVTIISGEGLKYLENGRAQFYALIVFAAVLGFAIAFTVVG, encoded by the coding sequence ATGGATAGTTTAAAATTATATGAATACGCTTGGTTAGTGCCGACACTACCTCTACTCTCTTCAATGATAGTGGGTATCGGCTTAATTTCTTTTAATCAAGCAACAAACAAACTTAGACAAGTTAACTCTGTCTTTATTATCTCTACTTTAGGTGTTTGCCTTACTATGGCGATCGCACTATTTTGGAGTCAATGGCAAGGACACGAACCCTATACTAAAATGATAGAATGGGCTAGTGCCGGGGATTTTACCCTCAGTATGGGTTACACCATCGATCATCTTAGCTCATTAATGCTCGTCATTGTTACCACCGTTGCTTTACTGGTAATGATTTATACTGACGGCTATATGGCACACGATGCAGGTTATGTGCGTTTTTATGCCTATCTGAGCATCTTTAGTGCCTCTATGTTGGGTTTAGTCATCAGTCCTAACCTAGTACAAGTATATATCTTCTGGGAATTGGTAGGGGTATGTTCGTACTTACTGATTGGGTTTTGGTACGATCGAAAACCTGCAGCGGATGCTTGTCAGAAAGCCTTTGTCGTCAATAGGGTGGGAGATTTCGGTTTATTACTCGGTATGCTTGGTTTATATTGGGCAACTGGTACATTTGAATTTATCCCTATGGGCGATCGACTTCACGAAATCGTAGGCTCAGGGGAACTTGCAGGGGGAGTAGCGGTGTTATTTGCTATTTTGGTGTTTTTAGGACCTGTAGCAAAATCAGCCCAGTTTCCGCTCCATGTATGGTTGCCTGACGCAATGGAAGGACCTACTCCTATCTCTGCTTTAATCCATGCGGCAACAATGGTAGCGGCTGGAGTCTTCTTGATTGCCCGTATGTACCCTGTATTTGAGCCTATTCCTGAAGTTATGACAGTGATTTCTTGGACTGGTTGCTTTACTGCTTTCTTGGGTGCTACGATCGCAATTACCCAAAATGACATCAAAAAAGGTTTAGCCTATTCCACTATTTCCCAATTAGGTTATATGGTGATGGCAATGGGTATCGGTGCATATAGTGCAGGTTTATTTCACCTGATGACTCATGCTTATTTCAAAGCTATGTTATTCTTATGCTCAGGTTCAGTAATTCACGGTATGGAAGAAGTCGTGGGGCATGAGCCAGTTTTAGCCCAAGATATGCGTTTAATGGGGAATTTACGCAAATATATGCCCATTACTTCCAGTTGCTTCCTTATCGGCACTCTTGCTATCTGTGGTATCCCTCCTTTTGCTGGATTTTGGTCAAAAGATGAGATTCTAGGGTTAGCCTTTGAAGCGAATCCCGTTTTGTGGTTAGTGGGTTGGTTAACGGCAGGTTTAACGGCATTCTATATGTTTAGAATGTATTTTATGACCTTTGAAGGAGATTTTAGAGGTAAAGATCACAAAATTCAAGAGGAATTGTTACAAAAAGCAGGTGTTGCTTTAAGTGGTGAAGGGCATCACGGGGAAAAACCTCACGAGTCGCCTTTAACTATGACATTTCCTCTGATGATGTTAGCTATTCCTTCCATTTTTATCGGCTTACTTGGTATGCCTTGGAATAATCGTTTTGAGGAGTTTATCGCTTCCCCTAACGAAGAAGTGTTAGAAGTTGCCCATCATTTTGACTTAAATGAGTTTCTCATCATGGGAGGTAACTCTGTGGGTATCGCTTTAATTGGTATTTCGATCGCCTCTTTGTGCTACCTTAAAAATAAAATTGATTATAAGTCGATCGCGCAGAAAATCCAGCCTTTATATGAGCTTTCCTTAAATAAATGGTACTTTGATGAATTTTACGATAAAGTATTCGTGCAAGGATGCCGTCGTATCGCTCGTGGTATCATGGAAGTTGACTATAAAGTAGTTGACGGTGCAGTCAACCTCACTGGTTTAGTAACTATCATCAGTGGAGAAGGCTTAAAATACCTCGAAAATGGAAGGGCGCAATTCTATGCCTTAATTGTTTTCGCCGCCGTTTTAGGTTTTGCGATCGCATTTACCGTTGTCGGTTAA
- a CDS encoding Uma2 family endonuclease: MNMLLTESSLTNVTDSLPLRLLTVREYNLMAQVGILTNDEKVELIKGQIVTISPQGSFHAAAITRTNRLLTNQLNEILIRLQLPIIVNDVSQPEPDIAIVKYDPLDYDDRHPLATEVYLVIEIADTTLKTDLEIKRQLYASANIPEYWVLDVKQRQLYIYRQANNGDYETTIILSDQDSIELLNFPDAKIKVSEMLRPLK; the protein is encoded by the coding sequence ATGAATATGCTACTCACCGAATCTTCCCTCACTAATGTCACAGATTCTTTACCCTTAAGACTCTTAACTGTCAGAGAATATAATTTAATGGCACAAGTCGGTATTTTGACTAATGATGAAAAAGTAGAATTAATTAAAGGACAAATTGTTACAATCTCGCCTCAAGGAAGTTTTCATGCCGCCGCTATAACTCGCACTAATCGCTTATTAACTAACCAATTAAATGAAATTTTAATTAGACTTCAATTACCAATTATTGTTAATGATGTTTCGCAACCTGAACCTGATATTGCTATAGTAAAGTATGATCCTTTAGATTACGACGATCGACACCCCTTAGCTACAGAAGTGTATCTCGTCATCGAAATAGCCGACACCACCTTAAAAACAGACTTAGAAATAAAACGACAACTCTACGCCAGTGCAAATATTCCTGAATATTGGGTATTGGATGTTAAACAACGGCAACTATATATATATCGACAAGCAAATAATGGCGATTATGAAACTACCATTATTTTAAGCGATCAAGACTCGATCGAACTCCTCAATTTTCCTGATGCTAAAATTAAAGTATCAGAAATGTTGCGCCCTTTGAAGTAA
- a CDS encoding glycosyltransferase family 4 protein, which produces MKILVLSWEFPPRIVGGIARHVAELYPEIVKLGHDVHLITLEFGNAPKFEIVEGIKIYRICVPPDDNFFQWVAHMNDIMRTTAENLINNIGTFDLIHGHDWLVADSAIALKHRFKIPLIGTIHATEYGRHNGIHNETHAYIASKEGNLVYESWRVVVCSLYMRNEIHRALGCPWDKIDIVYNGIRPEKKVRSSNVDYWQFRRKFARDDEKIIYYVGRMTYEKGIHVLLNAAPKILYALEDKAKFVIIGGGNTNYIKDLAHNLGIWERCYFTGFMSDDDLNLFQTVADCAVFPSLYEPFGIVVLESFASRVPVVVSDTGGLPEVVRHGQTGIVTQANNIDSLAWGILEVLRNKDYAKLLVENAYDDLDKRFQWAKLAQQTVAIYGMVLRQRQASTW; this is translated from the coding sequence GTGAAAATACTGGTGCTATCATGGGAGTTTCCGCCAAGAATCGTGGGAGGCATCGCACGTCATGTAGCAGAATTATACCCTGAGATTGTCAAATTAGGTCATGATGTTCATTTAATTACCCTTGAATTTGGTAATGCCCCAAAATTTGAGATAGTGGAAGGTATCAAAATTTATCGTATTTGTGTACCCCCTGACGATAATTTTTTTCAATGGGTTGCTCATATGAATGATATTATGAGAACTACTGCAGAAAATTTAATCAATAATATAGGTACATTTGACCTAATTCATGGTCATGATTGGTTAGTGGCAGATAGCGCCATCGCTTTGAAACATCGTTTTAAAATTCCCCTCATTGGCACTATTCACGCTACAGAATATGGGCGACATAATGGTATTCATAATGAAACCCATGCCTATATTGCCAGTAAAGAAGGAAATCTCGTTTATGAATCATGGCGAGTGGTTGTTTGTAGCCTTTATATGCGGAATGAAATTCATCGAGCTTTGGGTTGTCCTTGGGATAAAATTGATATAGTCTATAACGGTATTAGACCAGAAAAGAAAGTTCGATCGTCCAATGTTGACTATTGGCAATTTAGGCGTAAATTTGCCAGAGATGACGAAAAAATCATTTACTATGTGGGTAGGATGACGTATGAAAAAGGGATTCATGTTTTATTAAACGCCGCACCAAAAATATTATATGCCCTTGAAGATAAAGCCAAATTCGTCATCATTGGCGGAGGAAACACTAATTATATTAAAGACTTAGCCCATAATTTAGGAATATGGGAACGATGTTATTTTACTGGTTTTATGTCCGATGATGATCTCAATCTTTTTCAAACCGTTGCTGATTGTGCCGTTTTTCCTAGTTTATATGAGCCTTTTGGCATTGTTGTCTTAGAAAGTTTTGCTTCACGAGTCCCCGTAGTTGTCTCGGATACAGGTGGGCTTCCAGAAGTGGTCAGACATGGGCAAACAGGAATAGTCACTCAAGCCAATAACATTGACTCTTTAGCATGGGGAATATTAGAAGTATTAAGAAATAAAGACTATGCCAAATTATTAGTAGAAAATGCCTATGATGACTTAGATAAACGTTTTCAGTGGGCAAAATTAGCACAACAAACCGTTGCTATTTATGGCATGGTTTTACGTCAAAGACAAGCTAGTACATGGTAA
- a CDS encoding NAD(P)/FAD-dependent oxidoreductase, whose protein sequence is MTMKVAVIGAGLSGLTLSKELQKKGLSVDIFDKARGVGGRMSSRRTSWGYIDHGTQYFTVKHPLFQEFLQDYDSVISVWEGKFARWQEGKLTPILPENPRYVASVGMNNLCKSMGLEVRLQTRIMGLEKSTFWTLIDDNGQKYSDYNFVVVTAPPAQTYDLLKSHSNIASSIESLNMYACFSLMMIPATKVNLSFDGVEFPQHPVLGWVAMNDSKPWRGEKGAIVMQSNFGWAEDNLEENRDVLTEIMKKNTEDIFKVKFGENLYESLHLWRYALPVRSNEKGYYLDEDNGIGVCGDWCLKGKVESAFLSSYYLAEKLSNL, encoded by the coding sequence ATGACCATGAAAGTAGCCGTTATTGGTGCAGGATTATCAGGTTTAACCCTTAGTAAAGAATTACAAAAAAAGGGTTTGTCTGTAGATATTTTCGATAAAGCGAGGGGGGTTGGTGGTAGAATGTCGAGTCGTAGGACATCTTGGGGTTATATTGATCATGGTACACAGTACTTTACAGTAAAACATCCTTTATTTCAAGAATTTTTACAAGATTATGATTCAGTTATATCTGTATGGGAGGGGAAATTTGCCCGTTGGCAGGAGGGAAAGTTAACTCCAATTCTCCCAGAAAATCCTCGTTATGTGGCTTCGGTAGGGATGAATAACCTGTGTAAAAGTATGGGGTTAGAAGTGCGATTACAAACAAGAATTATGGGGTTGGAAAAGTCCACATTTTGGACATTAATTGATGACAATGGGCAGAAATACTCAGACTATAATTTTGTGGTTGTCACGGCGCCTCCTGCACAAACCTATGATTTACTGAAGTCTCATAGCAATATCGCAAGTTCTATCGAATCCTTAAATATGTATGCTTGTTTTAGTTTGATGATGATTCCTGCAACAAAAGTTAATCTTTCTTTTGACGGAGTAGAGTTTCCCCAACATCCAGTATTAGGTTGGGTTGCCATGAATGATAGTAAACCATGGCGAGGAGAAAAAGGCGCGATAGTTATGCAATCAAATTTTGGTTGGGCGGAGGATAATTTAGAAGAAAATAGAGATGTTTTAACAGAAATTATGAAAAAAAATACGGAAGATATTTTTAAGGTAAAATTTGGGGAAAATCTTTATGAATCTTTGCATTTATGGCGTTACGCTTTACCGGTTCGATCGAACGAAAAAGGTTATTATTTAGATGAAGATAATGGGATAGGTGTATGCGGAGATTGGTGTTTAAAGGGGAAAGTAGAATCAGCTTTTTTAAGTAGTTATTATTTAGCAGAAAAATTAAGTAATTTATAA